The sequence tacgcagcgcaagtttgtttcagtagactgccacgcccactctaacgcccacaaaccgcccaaaactgaaactcctacagctttgatgctagatagaaaattttaactgaaatgtattgttctcatcaatacctatcgattgacctaaaaaaaaagtttgccacgcccacttaaacgcccacaaaccgcgaaaacctgtgacgcccacaatttggatgctagatgaaaaatttgaactgaaatgtattggtgtcgtcaatacctatcgattgatccaaaaataaatttgccacgcccactctaacgcccataacgcttaaatctgtctaccgccggtaggtggcgcattttaatttcgctttgctgcttgcatatctccatttccctttgagtaacgggtatctgatagtcgaggtactcgactatagcgttcttccttgttttaaaatgtatttcagCAAATGTGATCTAGAATTTTTTGCAAGaataaatcaaaacaaaactaataTTTTCTGCGCCAGTAAATCAATTTTTGgacaaaaaaatgtaaaggaattaaatatttttacagTTGCACAAAGTTGGTCGTAACTAAATGAATAGCACAAGAACGGAAGTTTCCTCGGCAACCCGAAGTTTACACTTCGtgaaatatcttaaaattttGAAAGATATACCCGATTGTTCCTATGGGAAGCTATAGGACATCGATGTCCGAGCGGGGAAATTTTTAACTAACGtattaattgttttttgtattaaatttttaaggcCATTAAATATATTCCTTTGGTATCCTAAATGCATAACATAAACgaaaagtaaaaataataagTTTGAGACTGTGCGCAATGGCTTTGAAGGCCTTATGgcatattttatatttgtatttaaatcaCTAACGCTTCAGCTTTTTAACTAAGCGGATGTATATCACTGTagacggcagtacacgtagtggcgaagcgcgccagagagcgtgcgaagacaactactatatatagccgcagaattgaaaatctgccattatggtccgatcgtaacgagtgatacaccaatcgaaaggtatcgcactaactaagaagattgcataccaagactttcgaaatatagatttgtttgggagaaaaagcggtgaaagtgtaaaggtacaaatttagaaaattggagctgctggatacggtggaAATAAAAGCCGCCAGCTGTTcagctagttttattcttaccgagaatacgcgtcgaatgacaccctcatttgttgaaatccgatTTATCCCGTTtaaaagtaattcaaaaaacaagattttcttcttcttcccaaaatgaaaatgtttgtccctttgtttgtgggtttgtatgcatcccatcttagttttagggttttggaaaccctatgggtgtatGCTACTTtagaattagaaaacgtttgttctacgacttttggaaaaacccgctagtttagcggaaaaaGCCAGATTTAAATAGCTTATTAGGGtcctttacttgcatgaagctaatcgaaataggaaacctgatctatttgttctaccactttggaaaaacccTCTAGTTCGGCGGGAAATATAAGAAACGACAGGTTTCTCTTGGAATCTGAAACTATCCAGCCCTTAAGATTCCAAACTTGTGCtattaaaataggtaattgaagcgataaaacttgttattaaaaactttaatattcatggggacgactcctagtcatggtattggggtacttaaactcttgtgcaaaaaaaaaattctgatatcaaacaaaaacacctctgaACACCTCTTATTACAATAAGTAGTGGCGAACGcacctttaacaaaaatttctgatatcaacaattgtgacgaaaaattatattacattcaataaaataaataaactatattaaatttatgtattcggcacgctacatcacaaaatttactgttgcgggccgaaatcataaatttaatatagtttgtttattttatcgaatgtaatatcatttttcgtcacaattgttgatatcagaaatttttgttaaaggcgcgtttgccactactttttacttcgttaagaggtgtttttgtttgacaACATTTAAGTTCGATTTTTACAAAACCTATTGACATTCATAACGATTTAATCAATAGTACATAATGTACATACTTATTTGCACTAAGACTCACGGCATTCCTTTAATATAAGTAAAATCATTATTATTCCGACAAAATTTCTAAGAAAAAATTTGAGCTAAGGAAAAACTTAAAGAGTCAAGGAGGTAACGATGCAAAAaggcaaaataaataataaattttctATCAATTATTAATTCACTTTATAAGCACAGATAGGGATTCCTAAAAAGCGTATAATCAAGCAAGTGCTTACGTTTCTAGAACAAACTATTATTCGTATCTAACTTTTACTCTGGTGCTAAAAACAAGATACCCAAGAAGTTTACAAATTCAAATGCATATGTCGACTCCCAGAACTCATACATACCGCATCGAAGGGACTGAGACCCATAAAGGTAAAGGCGGCTGCCCGCCCCGCTCCGCCGCAGGTTTCGCAGCTCTCGCGAGCCTCCTTTGGACCTCCGTCGCCGTTGCACTTGGAACACAGCTTCTGCCGCTTGTATTCCACTTTTTTTTTCATGCCGCCAACGTAGATCTCCTCCAGCGTCAGCTCCACCTTTACCACGACCTTGCCGTCCCGCCTGCCTCTCCCCCCTGGAGAGACTCGTTCAAAGGGAAACCACTGGGCAAAGAAATCGGAGGCATCCGAGAATCCCTCAGCGCCCTCTTGCAGACCTTTCAAGCCGTAACGGTCGTAGATGCGCCGCTTCTCGGGATCGGACAGCACTTCGTAGGCAAAGGATATCTCCTTGAACTTGTCGCCCGCGTCGGGATTCTTGTCTGGATGGAACTCTTTGGCCAATTTGCGGTAGTTCTTTTGAAGCATCCGAAAAAGGGGGAATCCAAATTATTTACCAAGAAATCGAAATGGGGCAGTTACCTTCTTTATATCCTCGTCGCTTGCGTCCGGAGCCACTCCTAGAACTTCGTATAAATTTAAGTTGTCCATTTTTTATTGCACCTTATCCCCCCTACAAACTAAAATAGTTGTACATCGTAGGTGTGcaaactatttatttatttaacaatgTATCTATGACAATATTTTCAAGTCATATTGGTTAGCGAGTGTGACCAAGTGCGCTGGTGGAACCCCAAACAAGAGGTACCGAAAGAAATACCTCAAATTGCGGCTGATTTGTGAACAGTAGGCATTGGCATTGGAAGAATAGTCTGAAAGTTATGTTTAAATGTCTTAAAAAGGTTTATGTAATTTAAAATGACGTGTGTATTATATGTTAACTAAAGAAATGTTTAGTAATTCACAATTTAAACAATATATCTAAATTTAAATCTAAATAATGCAGGTAAATTATTggtattttataaattactTTATATTCGAATATTGTATTttacaaatacaaatttttacaaaataagtTAATTTAGATCTTTCTTTTCATAGTGCCCACTGTAGCACACGTAATCCCACCCGGAAAACGCCAAAAATACCAGAAATATACCAAAATGAGTCACGCTGGCGACCATTTCCATACGAAAAGGCGTTAGCACATTCAACACGACAAGTCAGGGTCCCACCCGAATTCACTTCCACCAGcgcacatacacacacaggCGCAGCTACGTGTGCCATCTTGCTTTTTCATCGGAAAATTTTCCAGAAATTACGCTCAAAAATTACGAAAAAATCGGAACCAAATGGAgtggaaatttttttaaaatttaaatttcgtGCGATTACGTGAAATAAAGTCGAGTTGGGTGAAAAATTCGCCGCCAAACGATCGCTGGAGAATTTTTTCAATCAAGCCAAATGGGTGCGAAGCTGACGACGTAAAAATTTGTGTGTACCAACGAAAGAGCGGAGAAAACGGACGAGGCGAGAGTGCAAAGCGGAGAGACCGAGGAAACACTCGcgcaagaagaagaagcagcagcaacgACGAGAGTTTTCTCTCTGTGAGTCTGTGTTGCGTGCGTGTGCGCGCGCGCGTGTATTGGGGAAAAATGATGGAAAACTACGAGGAAATTCGCCTGGGCCACATTAAGGCCAAGGATCTGGACGACCAGGTGCCAGACGCTCCGCAATTCTATCCGCCCCCCAAATTTGATTTTGGCGCCGAAATTCTGGCCACAACGTCGACCGAGGCAGAATCGGCGGCAGAGGCAGACctagcagcagcaacaacagctaCCAGCGAACTAGCTGGCAAAGCAAATGGtgaaatcaaaacaaaaacattggCTGCCAGGGAAGAACAAGAAATTGGCGCCAAATTGGAGCAAGAAACCAAAAATCTCGCAAAGCCATCGAGTGAAAATGAagaggaggacgaggaggaggaagaaGACGACGACGAAGAGGAGGACGATGAGGAGGAGGTCACCGGAACCAGCAACGAGGATGAGGACTCTAGCTCCGACTGCTCCTCTTCCGTAGGTCCCGACTGGAAGCTGCGCTGGCTGCAAAGAGAGTTCTATACGGGCCGTGTGCCCCGCCAGGTCATTGCAAGTATCATGCCGCACTTTGCCACCGGACTGGCGGCTGACACCGATGACTCCGTGCTGTGGGACTACCTAGCCCACCTGTTGAACGAGCCCAAGCGGCGCAACAAGCTGGCCTCGGTGAACACATTCGACGATGTCATCAGTTTGGTCAAGAAATCGCAGAAAATCATTGTGCTCACGGGAGCCGGGGTATCCGTGTCCTGTGGTATCCCGGATTTTCGCTCCACCAACGGCATATATGCGCGATTGGCCCATGACTTTCCCGATCTACCCGACCCGCAGGCCATGTTTGATATAAACTATTTCAAGCGGGATCCGCGACCGTTCTACAAGTTCGCCCGCGAGATATATCCCGGCGAGTTTCAGCCCTCGCCCTGCCATCGGTTCATCAAGATGCTTGAGACCAAGGGCAAACTGTTGCGCAACTACACTCAGAACATCGACACCCTGGAGCGGGTGGCGGGCATACAGCGGGTGATCGAGTGCCACGGCTCCTTTTCAACGGCCTCGTGCACCAAGTGCCGGTTCAAGTGCAACGCTGACGCCCTGAGGGCGGACATCTTTGCCCAGAGAATTCCGGTGTGCCCACAATGCCAGCCCAATAAGGAGCAGAGCGTAGACGCTTCCGTGGCCGTTACAGAGGAGGAACTTCGCCAGCTGGTCGAGAATGGCATCATGAAGCCGGATATTGTTTTCTTCGGCGAGGGTAGGTGTCGTTTGCATAttgtgtttttatattttacatCTAATCTGactaataaaaacaaaatcttCCAAGGCAACAATCAAAGTGTTTATTTCAGAACTAACCACattttattatacattttaaaaaagttaaagtaTTTGAAATACAATAAATGCCAATTCTCTAATTGGTATATCCTGCGTTTGCTTTTCCTATTACCAACAGGTCTGCCGGACGAGTACCACACGGTGATGGCCACCGACAAGGATGTGTGTGATCTGCTGATCGTGATCGGCTCCTCGCTAAAGGTGCGACCCGTCGCCCACATTCCCAGCAGTATCCCGGCCACGGTGCCGCAGATCCTTATCAATCGGGAGCAGTTGCATCACTTGAAATTCGACGTGGAGCTGCTGGGCGACTCCGACGTAATCATCAACCAGATTTGCCACAGGCTGTCGGACAACGACGAATGCTGGCGCCAGCTGTGCTGCGATGAGTCGGTGCTTAGCGAGAGCAAGGAGTTGATGCCTCCAGAGCACTATCATCATAATCACCATCATCATGCCAGCCACCACCTTCACCACCACCGCCACTGCAGTTCGGAGAGCGAGCAGCAATCGCAACTGGACACTGATACGCAATCCCTCAAGTCCAATAGTTCGGCGGACTACATTCTGGGCTCTGCTGGCACCTGCTCGGACAGTGGCTTTGAGTCCTCTACATTTACGAGTGGCAAGCGTTCCACTGCCGCCGATGCAGCAGCCATTGAACGCATTAAAACAGACATACTGGTGGAGCTGAATGAGACAACCGCCCTCAGCTGCGATCGCTTGGCTGTCGGAGCCCCGTCAACAACGGTTGAGAGCTATCGCCATCTTTCCATCGATTCCTCCAAGGACAGCGGCATCGAGCAGTGCGACAACGAAGCCTCTCCCAGCTATGTGCGTCCCAGCAATCTGGTTCAGGAAACGAAGACAGTGGCGCCCAGTCTTACACCCATTCCGCAACAGAGGGGAAAGCGACAAACAGCAGCAGAGCGTCTGCAACCTGGAACATTCTATTCCCACACCAACAACTATTCGTATGTGTTTCCAGGAGCTCAGGTTTTCTGGGACAACGATTACAGCGATGACGACGACGAGGAGGAAGAAAGAGGCCACAATAAGCACGGTGATCTCTTTGGCAATGTGGCGGATAACTACAATGATGAAGATGAGGATGCCTGTGATCTGAATGCCGTTCCATTGTCACCATTGCTCCCGCCATCGCTGGAGGCTCACATAGTCACCGAGATTGTTAATGGAGTCGATGAACCTGTCTCCAACAGCAGTCCCGGCCAGAAGAGACCCGCCTGCATTCTAGAACAGCCGCCAACAGCCATCCCAACTCCCGCAATTGAAAGGGAAACTCCGCCTCTGAAGAAGCGGCGACCTAGCGAGGAAGATGGGCAGCAGTCCCAAATAGAAAGTTCGGAGGAGAGTCCGCCTCCAGGACAGTTAGCAGCTGTGTAAACATAATTTTATCCCTGCTAAAAGTgtagtatttattttaaacgCAATTTAAACCAACTTGTAAACAACAGAAACAATGTCCAGAGAAGCTGCGAAATCAAAGCAGAGGGCCATGTTACCAATTTCATTCCCAAGAATTGTAGTGGAATCGGAATTGATAGGTTTAACGTTtacttgtatttgttttaaaaatgaaactTCTATTCCGGTTTTACGAAATTATTGAAGGAACGAAACCGGAACTAGAACAACTAGTTTACTGAACTCGAGGCTTTAGACATCTGACCCTCGTTGCTTTACAACCACTTTACGATCCTTCCGTTTTGATATTTTTGGAAAAGCTCttagtttatttattatcTCTCTTCAAAACGAATCGCTGTAAATGTTAGTATTTTATTACACTAAGTTGTTATTGAGGCCTTTTTAGATAAACGAGAATAATAAGCGGAAAGTTAAAAATTCTCTAAAAAGCATGGTTTCTTTGTATTCAAAGAAAAGCTACGCCTCAACTTTAAACCTAGGTTTAAgcgtaaaatatttataactatGCAACTACAACcggaaaaaaacaaaacttagACTTAGTTAAAAACTAGACACAAACACTCTGTATATAAGCACTCGCTCTTATTTTGTATTGTACATGATcctttttatacttttttgcGTTAtccttttcttttctttttctatCGGTTATGGCAACTATTTTCCAACATTAATACACTCTCACACACATCAGATTTGATCATCTATTTGTTGTTATACAGATACGAATACAAGTTTGACATTTGGTGTGCgtgtttaaaatgtttaatcaAAAACTAGCATAAATATATAGCCACCAAACGCAGTGTAAACTTAGCTGTAAGAATTTAGTCTATATGTCATAAAAGTGTATTAATTATCCAGAATATAAAAAAGTCTTAAAGAAACGAaaaaattggtttttaaatttgtacaAGTTAAAGCTGGTTAATATAATCTTAGGTTCTGAAGGTATTGGTTTAAGTATGGGAGCTACGTTTTATGATGACAGGGGGAAAGTATATAAAGGTTttgcaaattttaattaacttgGCGGATTTCGATCTTTGGTGTTTCCAATGTGAAACATGTATGCACACAAAATCTGCTTTCTTATCTGCTGGCAGAAAATCGTATCTTAGCTTGATATTTGTCAAACCATAGTCGACGTATATACATATACGGGGGTGACAGAAACTCAATCTGACATTCTTGCTAAGTACAACTAGCAGAGTTGATCTAACAAGTCAACAAAGTAGATTCTAGCGGTGACTACGCAGCCCGAATTTATTTAGAAAGTTTACAAGCGCGAGTTTTTCAGTTAAGATAATCAAATTTAACTTACGTGCTGAAAACTCAAGATCAATCATCTCAAAATCTGTGAGTCTGCGCTTAATTCTGATATAAAACTAGCATGCAATGTTAATGCTTTTTTACTGATAATCGTAGAACATTTTAATAGTCACACTTCCTGAATTTGAAAAAGGCAGTTGAAACCGTCGATTTAGGTGCATACCTTTTTGACCCCACATAACCCAAACACAAAGAAAAATCATGTAATTTCAATACTTGCAATTTTGAATTCGGTTTTATTAAAGTATTTTGACATTAGCTGGTACCTTATGGTTATCTAGATACATATTCTATTATTAAGGTGCCTTCTTCAAAAGTATGCCTTATACCAATAATGCTCTCCTTGCAGAGACGTGTGATTCCGGAAAGAAATAAAACGAAGAGAGAGCGCGTTCGCTGGTAATCGAGGATCCTACGGACTAGGAGCGCATTCCTATCGCTCGGCTTACGAGTGAACGGTGTATGCTAGACATGCTGCCTGGGTTGCTTGCAATCGCTTGATTCTATATAAAATATGACATTCTTGGGTCCTATGGTCGGCGAGGGAACTTATGTACAATTTACAAACCCATGCTAAACAATCcccgtatatttatataaatattgtGTGTTGCATGCACtgtttttacttttacttttataaaaatacgcgtgattaaaaaaatgtatttgtccCCAATTCAATGATATCTATACAATTGTTGATATAGAACTCTGACTGATATAACATGAGCATACGGCTACGATCTACGGTTTACGATATAATCGGTATAAAATAACGCGCTGTGAGACTTGAGTTAGTTATACAATTGTATCGTGGATGGTTGATCCATTCTAGGCAACGTTTGTGTTTCGATTTTCAGTGCTAACAAAATACTTCAATATGTATTAGTATATATATTCGTTATATATATCCTACATGCATAAGCACTAGTATACACGTATAAAAGTGTGTTTTTATCGGTGATAACTTTCGTTTCGCtttgaaaaaatgtaaatcCGGGCACTATAAAAACGGAGATTTGTTGGTCTTGTGGGATCTGGCTCTGCCCGGATTAACCTTGCACTTAAGCTGGGCAATAAGATCTGAGATTTTCAGCGCTGGCCCCACCTTCATGCCCAACAGTGGCATTATATCATCCTTGGTTAACTGCAGCAGTCGCTTTCCATCGATCTTGTTCCGGCTGAAGGTATCGCAGTGCGCTGTGCAATCGTTGACCCGTAGGAACTGGGATACGTCATACACATTCCACGAATCCGGCACCAGTTCCAAGTGCGCCTCACTCGAATCGATGTCGGCCAGACGCGGAATGTACTTATTATTCGTTGCTGAGGAGTTCTAAATTCGGGCAAATTACAGACTTAATTAGTGAAAATGTCGCAAGGGATTAAAGGGGTTTTAGGTTAAGGTAAATGATGGGACGGTTGGATGTTGGGGGGTTGTGGTTGTTGCAAGTACCAAAAATAACAGTGCGTAAActaaattatatacaaattgACGTTTATATGAACGATTTCGGTTATATACATTTATGCAATAGTGATATGGAGCCATGGCACAGTGGTTTATCTTTAGAAAGGCACTTCAGTCTTCATCAAAATCCTAAACAAAAATAGCCCTTTTCGTCTTACTTGCTTAAATCAAATCAATAACATTTTCAAACTGACTTTCTTCAACTTTAGTGAATGTAAAAGTGATTTGTAAACTACACTAtatgtttttggtaaattaaaaaaaacacagaCTTGAGAACAAGAAATAAAGCATGCTGGAAAAACATCATGAGGAGTTTAATTTTCCTTTTCATTTTCCGGATCGTACGAATTAGATATAAAATTATTCGGAAATCTTAAAAAAAGGTTTGACTGTAGAGTAGTAGAGAAtatcaacaaaaacaacaaagcCATAATGGTTTGTATAGTTTCCCGATCAATTGTATGAGAGCTATAGTACATAGTCCTACTTTTGGGGAAGTTTCATTCATGTAGCTTTAAAGCAAAAAGAGTAGTTTTAGTTCAAACGAATAGACGGACGGGCGGAAGTGAGGGAATGGCTATATCGACTCGTCTACGAATGCAAGGCAAGAACTTTATAGTGTCGGAAATATTTTCTTCAGTGATTTGCAAAGTTCTGCCTATAAATCATATATGAAATGTTTTAACAAAATGTACGTTTCAAAACCACTGTGCCTTTTAGACCCCTCATTTAAATGCATGAGCTGGACTTCAGGTGGGCAAGTTGGCGGGCAGGCGAGCAGGGCTGTCTGGCTTGATGGCTCTGGATGAATGACTCTACGCACTATTATTCCACTAAGTACTCACCGCAATGTAGCTAGTAGCTTTGCGGCCCACAGTTGGTGGCGCAGGTGATTTAGTAGTGGAAGATTTCATTACCATTTTGTTGCTGCTCGTGGCTAGAGTTACCAGCGAAGTGGAGCCACTTCCACTGCCTGATCCTGCAATCTGATCACTGGAGGACTGTGTGGCGGATTGCTCAGAGATGTGGCTGGTGCTTCCGTCCCCATCGCCATCCGCATCAGGATCCTCCTCTTCGCCCTCTTCCTCGGGCTGATTGTTCTCATAAAAGGCAGCATTGTGATGCTCCGGCTTCAGCTCTAGCTTGATGCTCAGTTTGGGCAAGTGCGGCGTGGTCTTAAGCGCAAT is a genomic window of Drosophila suzukii chromosome 2L, CBGP_Dsuzu_IsoJpt1.0, whole genome shotgun sequence containing:
- the Sirt1 gene encoding NAD-dependent histone deacetylase sirtuin-1, producing the protein MMENYEEIRLGHIKAKDLDDQVPDAPQFYPPPKFDFGAEILATTSTEAESAAEADLAAATTATSELAGKANGEIKTKTLAAREEQEIGAKLEQETKNLAKPSSENEEEDEEEEEDDDEEEDDEEEVTGTSNEDEDSSSDCSSSVGPDWKLRWLQREFYTGRVPRQVIASIMPHFATGLAADTDDSVLWDYLAHLLNEPKRRNKLASVNTFDDVISLVKKSQKIIVLTGAGVSVSCGIPDFRSTNGIYARLAHDFPDLPDPQAMFDINYFKRDPRPFYKFAREIYPGEFQPSPCHRFIKMLETKGKLLRNYTQNIDTLERVAGIQRVIECHGSFSTASCTKCRFKCNADALRADIFAQRIPVCPQCQPNKEQSVDASVAVTEEELRQLVENGIMKPDIVFFGEGLPDEYHTVMATDKDVCDLLIVIGSSLKVRPVAHIPSSIPATVPQILINREQLHHLKFDVELLGDSDVIINQICHRLSDNDECWRQLCCDESVLSESKELMPPEHYHHNHHHHASHHLHHHRHCSSESEQQSQLDTDTQSLKSNSSADYILGSAGTCSDSGFESSTFTSGKRSTAADAAAIERIKTDILVELNETTALSCDRLAVGAPSTTVESYRHLSIDSSKDSGIEQCDNEASPSYVRPSNLVQETKTVAPSLTPIPQQRGKRQTAAERLQPGTFYSHTNNYSYVFPGAQVFWDNDYSDDDDEEEERGHNKHGDLFGNVADNYNDEDEDACDLNAVPLSPLLPPSLEAHIVTEIVNGVDEPVSNSSPGQKRPACILEQPPTAIPTPAIERETPPLKKRRPSEEDGQQSQIESSEESPPPGQLAAV